Proteins from a single region of bacterium:
- a CDS encoding SpoIIE family protein phosphatase — protein sequence MTENRKGLLKKKTSIKLEFSIWVILLLLITSGTIAWFLLQAESKALTREVTRRGIALTQYVATHSVDPFLTDDKLTLATLVADVMKDADIIYAAIIDRDGRVIASGKSDEIGKAYQRPKGFYPLDRPEPKIANWLHPEEGWVIDIGMPLILEGKAKIGEIHLGISCSTISKVVSAAWQSAVGLVVFFMLAGLVGSIIIVTIMLRPVSELMRGAEAIGRGNLDYRIPPVRRNELGQLAETFNLMTEELRVATEQALEQERIKKELQVAQQIQQMLLPKHLPEIEGYSFGSLYRSAKEVGGDYYDFFQIDPEHLGVVVADVCGKGVPAGLLMSVARSILKSIAPAQLSPGQVLKALNRVLINDFSRGLFITMFYAIIDVSKRTMVYTSAGHNPVLVYRKKKAECLELNMNPSCLPLGVDGTGVFDKLVQEKKCALQKGDVVIFYTDGVTEAMNGSGEEFGIERLTESLQANAGESRADEMIAVLDRELNQFCGDVDQSDDIAVVTMKVE from the coding sequence TTGACGGAGAACCGGAAAGGTCTACTCAAAAAAAAGACCAGTATTAAGCTGGAATTTTCCATCTGGGTTATTTTGCTGCTTTTGATTACCTCAGGAACGATTGCATGGTTTTTATTACAGGCGGAAAGCAAAGCCTTGACCAGGGAAGTCACGCGCCGGGGTATTGCCTTGACGCAGTATGTTGCCACCCACAGTGTAGATCCTTTTTTAACCGATGACAAATTAACCCTGGCAACCTTGGTTGCTGATGTGATGAAAGATGCAGATATTATTTATGCAGCGATTATTGACCGGGATGGCCGGGTGATTGCATCGGGAAAATCAGATGAAATCGGAAAAGCCTATCAAAGACCGAAAGGGTTTTATCCGCTTGACCGTCCCGAACCCAAGATTGCGAACTGGCTTCATCCGGAAGAGGGATGGGTCATTGATATCGGCATGCCGCTTATCCTCGAGGGCAAAGCGAAGATTGGCGAGATTCATCTGGGGATATCCTGCTCGACGATCAGCAAGGTTGTCTCAGCGGCCTGGCAAAGCGCGGTCGGGTTGGTCGTATTTTTTATGTTGGCCGGTTTGGTGGGCTCCATTATTATTGTGACCATTATGCTTCGGCCGGTTTCTGAATTGATGCGCGGTGCTGAAGCGATTGGTCGTGGTAACCTGGATTACCGTATTCCGCCGGTACGCCGCAATGAGTTGGGCCAGTTGGCGGAAACATTTAATTTGATGACCGAGGAATTGAGAGTTGCCACCGAGCAGGCATTGGAGCAGGAGCGGATTAAAAAAGAACTCCAGGTGGCCCAACAGATTCAGCAAATGCTGCTGCCCAAGCATTTGCCTGAAATTGAAGGTTATTCTTTTGGATCGCTTTATCGCAGCGCCAAAGAAGTGGGCGGTGATTATTATGATTTTTTTCAAATCGATCCTGAGCATCTTGGGGTTGTTGTGGCGGATGTGTGCGGGAAGGGTGTGCCGGCCGGATTGTTGATGAGCGTGGCGCGCAGTATTTTAAAAAGTATCGCCCCCGCACAGCTCTCGCCGGGACAGGTGCTCAAGGCATTGAATCGGGTTCTTATCAATGACTTCAGCCGTGGCTTGTTTATTACGATGTTTTATGCGATCATCGATGTAAGTAAACGGACCATGGTTTATACTTCGGCAGGCCACAACCCGGTTTTGGTCTACCGGAAGAAAAAGGCGGAATGCCTGGAATTGAATATGAATCCGTCGTGCCTCCCTTTAGGTGTTGACGGAACCGGAGTATTTGATAAATTAGTACAGGAAAAAAAATGTGCCCTGCAAAAGGGGGACGTGGTCATTTTTTATACAGATGGCGTGACAGAGGCAATGAATGGGAGCGGTGAAGAATTTGGCATTGAAAGATTGACCGAATCTTTGCAAGCGAATGCAGGGGAGAGTCGGGCTGATGAAATGATTGCTGTCTTAGATCGGGAGTTAAACCAATTTTGCGGCGATGTCGATCAGAGCGATGATATTGCCGTTGTCACCATGAAAGTTGAGTAA